The Daucus carota subsp. sativus chromosome 9, DH1 v3.0, whole genome shotgun sequence genome window below encodes:
- the LOC108200943 gene encoding receptor-like protein EIX2 isoform X1, whose product MKLNTKTYEFITCLCVLTYSKFGCGSITGGRSNLSCIENEKQALLLIKKSFIDDWKLLSSWVGDDCCSWYGIECDNLTGQVTKLYHGASGLKGSISASIGNLTALTVVDLNYNFLEGIIPESIGSLKSLTILDLSVNNLQGFIPQSIGSLTSLTILDLSQNKIGGLIPESIGALTSVTELHMSSNNLRGPIPQSIRNLTSLSLFHLSFNEFNSSIPPEIGNLKELRFLSLSTNKFSGLLTEAVCNLSKLEVLSVVENQLSGSIPVCIGELSKLVSLGLSLNSWEGFVSERHFAELAMLTELKLSSKSGLVMNVSDKWVPPFQLEDIWMDSLKLGPKFPRWLCTQRNIKELVMTNTSISDKLLALPNSVMYLDLSNNHLFGKFPAYLCNFVSNLGESLKEIHLPDNNLSGELPQCLGNLTFLEVLDVMNNNLSGNIPPLGSLGLLRNLNLHNNKFQGRLPLSFENLTGLVGLDVGKNSLSDVLPSWKSNFTSRLRYLILRSNNFFGTIPTELCHHVSIQILNFAGNHITGNIPHCLGNLTSIITSNNYSDDHYPYTDIYDPIMDDAKGSELAYTSTLGLLFSIDLSNNNITGGIPEELMDLRGLLSLNLAGNRLSGRIPDRIGQLDKLEFLDLSRNELSGLIPQNLSNLNFLSRLNLSYNDFSGRIPTGNQLQTLNDPSIYVGNSQLCGGPILKPCPSDTDSHDFQDNDEADSYSDDEHMWFYAGIGPCLLVGFLGFCACLHFIKSWRYSYFHYVEQVFDRIVVAVALLQRKLHD is encoded by the exons ATGAAATTAAATACGAAAACATATGAGTTTATTACTTGTTTATGTGTTCTCACATATTCAAAGTTTGGTTGCGGGAGCATAACTGGAGGCCGTAGCAATTTAAGCTGCATTGAGAATGAGAAACAAGCTTTGTTGCtgattaaaaaaagttttaTAGATGACTGGAAACTCTTGTCATCGTGGGTCGGGGATGATTGTTGTTCATGGTATGGAATTGAGTGCGACAACCTTACTGGCCAGGTTACCAAACTTTATCATGGAGCTTCCGGTCTTAAAG GTTCAATTTCTGCATCCATTGGCAATTTGACTGCTCTTACTGTAGTTGATCTAAACTATAATTTTCTTGAAGGCATCATACCTGAATCCATAGGATCTTTGAAATCTCTTACTATCCTCGATCTCTCTGTCAATAATCTCCAAGGTTTCATTCCTCAGTCTATAGGAAGTTTGACATCATTAACCATTCTTGATCTATCTCAAAATAAGATTGGAGGTTTGATCCCGGAATCTATAGGGGCTTTGACATCTGTCACAGAACTTCATATGTCAAGCAATAATTTACGAGGACCAATTCCTCAATCTATTCGAAACTTGACATCACTTTCCCTGTTTCATCTTTCCTTTAATGAATTCAATAGTTCAATTCCACCTGAAATTGGCAATCTCAAGGAACTCAGGTTCCTATCTTTAAGCACAAATAAATTCAGCGGTTTACTAACCGAAGCAGTTTGCAACTTGTCAAAGTTAGAGGTGCTATCAGTTGTAGAAAACCAGCTGAGTGGAAGCATTCCTGTATGCATTGGGGAACTATCAAAACTAGTATCATTGGGTCTTTCCTTAAATTCATGGGAGGGCTTCGTATCAGAGCGTCATTTTGCTGAACTCGCCATGCTGACTGAGTTGAAACTTTCTTCAAAGTCTGGCTTAGTGATGAATGTTAGCGATAAATGGGTCCCCCCTTTTCAGCTCGAAGATATATGGATGGACTCCTTGAAACTGGGGCCTAAATTTCCTAGATGGCTCTGTACACAAAGGAATATCAAGGAACTTGTGATGACAAATACGAGCATATCAGATAAACTATTAGCACTTCCAAATAGTGTGATGTATTTAGACCTCTCAAATAATCACTTGTTTGGTAAATTTCCTGCATATTTATGCAATTTTGTTAGCAATTTAGGAGAGAGCTTGAAGGAGATACATCTGCCCGACAATAATCTTTCAGGAGAGCTGCCCCAGTGCTTAGGTAACTTGACGTTTCTGGAGGTTCTTGATGTGATGAATAACAATCTCTCCGGTAATATTCCTCCTTTAGGTTCTTTGGGGCTTCTCCGTAATTTGAACTTGCACAATAACAAGTTTCAAGGCAGACTTCCTTTGTCCTTTGAAAATTTGACAGGGCTAGTTGGACTTGATGTGGGGAAGAATAGTTTAAGTGATGTTCTTCCGTCTTGGAAGAGTAATTTTACATCGCGTCTCAGGTACTTAATACTACGGTCCAACAATTTCTTTGGTACAATCCCCACAGAACTTTGCCACCATgtttcaattcaaattttaaatttcgcgGGAAATCACATTACAGGAAACATTCCTCATTGTTTGGGAAATCTGACCTCCATAATCACAAGTAACAACTACAGTGATGATCATTATCCATACACGGATATATATGATCCGATCATGGATGATGCAAAAGGATCCGAGTTAGCATATACATCTACACTCGGGCTTCTGTTTTCCATTGATTTATCAAATAACAACATCACCGGAGGGATTCCTGAAGAGTTGATGGATCTCCGTGGTTTGTTGAGTTTAAACTTAGCCGGTAACCGTCTATCCGGAAGGATCCCTGACAGAATTGGGCAACTGGATAAACTGGAATTTCTTGATCTCTCTAGAAATGAACTTTCTGGTCTTATTCCACAGAATCTGTCAaatttgaacttcttaagcCGTTTAAACCTCTCCTACAATGATTTTTCAGGGAGAATACCAACCGGAAACCAACTACAAACCCTCAATGATCCCTCCATTTATGTTGGCAACAGTCAGCTCTGTGGTGGACCTATCCTGAAGCCCTGTCCTAGTGACACAGATTCACATGATTTTCAAGACAACGATGAAGCTGATTCTTATTCGGATGATGAGCACATGTGGTTTTACGCAGGGATAGGACCTTGTCTCTTAGTTGGCTTTTTGGGATTCTGTGCTTGCCTGCATTTCATCAAGTCTTGGAGGTATTCTTATTTTCACTATGTCGAACAAGTCTTTGACAGGATAGTGGTTGCTGTTGCTTTGTTACAGAGGAAACTCCATGACTAA
- the LOC108200943 gene encoding LRR receptor-like serine/threonine-protein kinase GSO1 isoform X2 — MKLNTKTYEFITCLCVLTYSKFGCGSITGGRSNLSCIENEKQALLLIKKSFIDDWKLLSSWVGDDCCSWYGIECDNLTGQVTKLYHGASGLKGSISASIGNLTALTVVDLNYNFLEGIIPESIGSLKSLTILDLSVNNLQGFIPQSIGSLTSLTILDLSQNKIGGLIPESIGALTSVTELHMSSNNLRGPIPQSIRNLTSLSLFHLSFNEFNSSIPPEIGNLKELRFLSLSTNKFSGLLTEAVCNLSKLEVLSVVENQLSGSIPVCIGELSKLVSLGLSLNSWEGFVSERHFAELAMLTELKLSSKSGLVMNVSDKWVPPFQLEDIWMDSLKLGPKFPRWLCTQRNIKELVMTNTSISDKLLALPNSVMYLDLSNNHLFGKFPAYLCNFVSNLGESLKEIHLPDNNLSGELPQCLGNLTFLEVLDVMNNNLSGNIPPLGSLGLLRNLNLHNNKFQGRLPLSFENLTGLVGLDVGKNSLSDVLPSWKSNFTSRLRKHSSLFGKSDLHNHK; from the exons ATGAAATTAAATACGAAAACATATGAGTTTATTACTTGTTTATGTGTTCTCACATATTCAAAGTTTGGTTGCGGGAGCATAACTGGAGGCCGTAGCAATTTAAGCTGCATTGAGAATGAGAAACAAGCTTTGTTGCtgattaaaaaaagttttaTAGATGACTGGAAACTCTTGTCATCGTGGGTCGGGGATGATTGTTGTTCATGGTATGGAATTGAGTGCGACAACCTTACTGGCCAGGTTACCAAACTTTATCATGGAGCTTCCGGTCTTAAAG GTTCAATTTCTGCATCCATTGGCAATTTGACTGCTCTTACTGTAGTTGATCTAAACTATAATTTTCTTGAAGGCATCATACCTGAATCCATAGGATCTTTGAAATCTCTTACTATCCTCGATCTCTCTGTCAATAATCTCCAAGGTTTCATTCCTCAGTCTATAGGAAGTTTGACATCATTAACCATTCTTGATCTATCTCAAAATAAGATTGGAGGTTTGATCCCGGAATCTATAGGGGCTTTGACATCTGTCACAGAACTTCATATGTCAAGCAATAATTTACGAGGACCAATTCCTCAATCTATTCGAAACTTGACATCACTTTCCCTGTTTCATCTTTCCTTTAATGAATTCAATAGTTCAATTCCACCTGAAATTGGCAATCTCAAGGAACTCAGGTTCCTATCTTTAAGCACAAATAAATTCAGCGGTTTACTAACCGAAGCAGTTTGCAACTTGTCAAAGTTAGAGGTGCTATCAGTTGTAGAAAACCAGCTGAGTGGAAGCATTCCTGTATGCATTGGGGAACTATCAAAACTAGTATCATTGGGTCTTTCCTTAAATTCATGGGAGGGCTTCGTATCAGAGCGTCATTTTGCTGAACTCGCCATGCTGACTGAGTTGAAACTTTCTTCAAAGTCTGGCTTAGTGATGAATGTTAGCGATAAATGGGTCCCCCCTTTTCAGCTCGAAGATATATGGATGGACTCCTTGAAACTGGGGCCTAAATTTCCTAGATGGCTCTGTACACAAAGGAATATCAAGGAACTTGTGATGACAAATACGAGCATATCAGATAAACTATTAGCACTTCCAAATAGTGTGATGTATTTAGACCTCTCAAATAATCACTTGTTTGGTAAATTTCCTGCATATTTATGCAATTTTGTTAGCAATTTAGGAGAGAGCTTGAAGGAGATACATCTGCCCGACAATAATCTTTCAGGAGAGCTGCCCCAGTGCTTAGGTAACTTGACGTTTCTGGAGGTTCTTGATGTGATGAATAACAATCTCTCCGGTAATATTCCTCCTTTAGGTTCTTTGGGGCTTCTCCGTAATTTGAACTTGCACAATAACAAGTTTCAAGGCAGACTTCCTTTGTCCTTTGAAAATTTGACAGGGCTAGTTGGACTTGATGTGGGGAAGAATAGTTTAAGTGATGTTCTTCCGTCTTGGAAGAGTAATTTTACATCGCGTCTCAG GAAACATTCCTCATTGTTTGGGAAATCTGACCTCCATAATCACAAGTAA
- the LOC108201986 gene encoding uncharacterized protein LOC108201986, whose translation MQNTSSNDTQCASEDILKANSDDIGWDYCELVDPRNNRKVKCKLCNKIVTGGVFRLKQHVARIKGNVSSCKKSTPIDQLKCKQALEEVKRSKDKKRKALEENRMEVNIIENKEADCVEIDGVSRKARTVGPIDQFARAISSSEKKRQQNINETLFKSRTNEVHTYMARWVHESGVSFSSINNDSFRRFVEAVGQFGPGYKPATQYQLREPLAGIKIQKGF comes from the coding sequence ATGCAAAATACATCATCTAATGATACCCAGTGCGCTTCAGAAGATATATTAAAGGCTAACTCTGATGATATTGGATGGGATTATTGTGAATTAGTAGATCCTAGAAATAATCGGAAGGTGAAATGTAAATTGTGTAACAAAATAGTTACTGGAGGAGTGTTTCGTCTAAAGCAGCATGTAGCTCGAATTAAAGGTAATGTGTCATCTTGTAAAAAGTCTACTCCGATAGATCAACTAAAGTGCAAACAGGCGCTGGAGGAGGTTAAACGAAGCAAAGATAAAAAGAGAAAGGCACTTGAAGAAAATAGAATGGAGGTTAATATCATTGAGAATAAAGAGGCTGATTGTGTTGAGATTGATGGTGTTAGCAGGAAAGCACGAACAGTTGGTCCGATTGATCAATTTGCAAGAGCAATATCTTCATCTGAAAAAAAGAGAcaacaaaatattaatgaaacaTTGTTCAAGAGCAGGACAAATGAGGTGCATACTTATATGGCTCGTTGGGTACATGAATCTGGAGTTTCATTTAGTTCGATCAATAATGATAGTTTTCGTAGATTTGTTGAAGCTGTTGGCCAATTTGGTCCTGGATATAAACCTGCAACTCAGTACCAATTGAGAGAGCCTTTAGCTGGTATCAAAATCCAAAAgggattttaa
- the LOC108202384 gene encoding receptor-like protein EIX2, producing MAKLFYVIIPGSISQSIGNLTALTQVYLSDSSIEGIIPESIGALKSLTYLDLSFNNHGGFIPQSIGNLTSLIILDLYNNQIRGLIPESIGALTSLTRLDLSLNYLHGLIPPSIGNLISLFDLYLKYNRFSGSIPAEIGNLTKLSDLTVSANRFTGSLPESLCQLNNLSALLVDDNQLGGSIPKCIGKLSNLEIMDLVSNSWDGIISEHHFVNLTNLFSFRISSRSNLMVNISSRWVPPFQLNDIYMDYIKVPKFPKWLITQRSLADITVRNTSISDTILAIPNSVRYLDLSNNHMFGNIPALLCNLTSLKTMLVSDNKFSGALPPCLGNLTDLHDFSVMNNNLGGDIPISLGFLRFLWYLNLHNNNFQGKLPLSFQNLSSIIGLDVGKNNLSDILPGWTSKLLDLRYLILRSNNFYGEIPTDICHPSIQVLNLAKNDITGNIPPCFGNFTAIITSYNSGKEEGPIYGGLSYEDIIIDDPKGYELTYSSTLDFLYSIDLSNNNISGEIPKELTNLHGLLSLNIAGNRLSGRIPDTIGKLDKLEFLDLSRNELAGHIPQSLSNLSFLSHLNLSFNDFSGRIPTGNQLRTLDDPSIYVGNNQLCGPPILKPCPGDTDSHDFHNNNENEFYSDDEHVWFYAGIGPGLLVGFLGFCASFHFIPTWRYFYFHSVERFSDKIALSIALWWRRFQN from the coding sequence ATGGCCAAACTATTTTATGTGATTATTCCAGGTTCGATTTCTCAATCCATCGGGAACTTGACTGCTCTTACTCAAGTATATCTATCCGATAGTTCCATTGAAGGCATTATACCAGAATCCATAGGAGCTCTAAAATCTCTTACTTATCTTGATCTTTCTTTCAATAATCACGGGGGTTTCATTCCTCAATCTATCGGaaatttaacatccctaattaTTCTTGACCTATATAATAACcaaattagaggtttgatcCCGGAATCTATAGGGGCTTTGACATCTCTCACTAGACTTGATCTTTCTCTAAATTATTTACATGGTCTGATTCCTCCGTCTATTGGAAACTTGATATCACTTTTTGACCTTTATCTTAAATACAACAGATTTAGTGGTTCAATTCCGGCTGAGATTGGCAATCTTACCAAACTTTCAGACCTCACTGTGAGTGCGAATCGGTTTACTGGTTCTCTACCAGAATCACTTTGCCAACTAAACAATTTAAGCGCGCTGTTGGTTGATGATAATCAGCTGGGAGGAAGCATTCCTAAATGCATCGGAAAACTATCAAATCTAGAAATCATGGATCTTGTTTCCAATTCATGGGACGGTATTATATCTGAGCATCACTTTGTCAACCTCACCAACCTTTTTTCCTTTCGAATTTCTTCAAGATCTAACTTAATGGTTAATATCAGTTCTAGATGGGTTCCtccatttcagcttaatgatataTACATGGACTACATAAAAGTGCCCAAATTTCCCAAATGGCTTATAACACAGAGATCACTTGCTGACATCACGGTGAGAAACACGAGCATATCCGATACCATATTAGCAATTCCAAATAGTGTGAGATATTTAGACCTCTCAAATAACCACATGTTTGGTAATATCCCTGCTCTTTTATGCAATCTAACGTCCTTGAAGACTATGCTTGTCTctgataataaattttcaggAGCGCTACCCCCGTGCCTAGGAAATTTGACAGACTTGCATGACTTTTCTGTTATGAATAACAACCTCGGTGGGGATATTCCGATTTCTTTAGGTTTTTTAAGGTTTCTTTGGTATTTAAACTTgcacaataataattttcaaggcAAACTTCCACTGTCCTTCCAAAATTTGTCATCTATAATCGGACTTGATGTGGGAAAGAACAATTTAAGCGATATTCTTCCTGGTTGGACTTCGAAGTTGCTGGATCTCAGGTATTTAATACTAAGGTCCAACAATTTTTACGGTGAAATTCCCACCGATATATGTCATCCATCAATTCAAGTTCTAAACCTGGCAAAAAATGACATAACGGGAAACATACCTCCTTGCTTCGGCAATTTTACTGCCATAATTACAAGTTATAACAGCGGAAAAGAAGAAGGTCCAATATATGGGGGACTGAGTTATGAAGATATAATCATTGATGATCCAAAAGGATATGAACTAACATATTCCTCTACACTTGATTTTCTTTATTCCATTGATTTATCAAATAACAATATCAGTGGGGAGATTCCAAAGGAGTTGACGAACCTCCATGGTTTGTTGAGTTTAAACATAGCTGGTAACCGTCTATCCGGAAGGATCCCTGACACGATTGGGAAATTGGATAAACTGGAATTTCTTGATCTGTCCAGAAATGAACTTGCTGGTCATATTCCACAGAGTCTGTCAAATCTGAGCTTTTTAAGCCATTTAAACCTCTCCTTTAATGATTTTTCGGGGAGAATACCAACGGGAAACCAACTCCGAACCCTAGACGATCCCTCCATTTATGTTGGAAACAATCAGCTCTGTGGTCCACCCATCCTGAAGCCCTGTCCTGGTGACACCGATTCACATGATTTTCACAACAACaatgaaaatgaattttattcGGATGACGAGCACGTGTGGTTTTATGCAGGGATAGGACCTGGTCTCTTGGTCGGCTTTCTGGGATTCTGTGcttcttttcattttattccAACATGGAGGTACTTCTACTTTCACTCTGTTGAACGATTCTCTGACAAGATAGCGCTTTCCATTGCTTTGTGGTGGAGAAGGTTCCAGAACTAA